Genomic DNA from Modestobacter versicolor:
GCGGTCTGCCGCATCCAGCCGGTGACGAACTCCTGCAGCTGCCCCTCGGGCTGGTGGCTGACCTGGGTGACGTGGCTGAGCAGGGCGGCGAACTTCCGGTCGACCACGTCGGTGACGTCGACGGCGTGGTCGGCCCGCGGGCTCGCACCCAGCCAGACCTCCGACACGGTCCAGGCGTCCAGGCCCTCGTCGGCCAGCAGCTCGGGGAAGGCGAAGGGGTTGCGGGCGTCGGGGTAGACCGCGCGCAGGGTCGACTCCCCGACGGTCATGTGGTCGGGGTGGCTGGCGCCGATGCGCTCCCAGAACCGCTCCGGCGAGCTGGTCAGCACCCGCTGCGGGCGGACCTGGCGGATCACCCGGCTGATGTCCCGGCGCAGGTCCAGGGTCAGCTCGAGACGGCCGTCGGGGTACCCGAGGAACCGGACGTCGGTGACCCCGACGGCGGCCGCGGCCTTCCGCTGCTCCTCGCGGCGCAGCGGGCCCATCTGGTCGCGCGGGGTCTCGTCGAAGCCGCCGGCGTCGCCGTCGGTGACGATGCAGTAGGTGACCTCGGTGCCCGCGGCCGTCCACTGCGCCACCGTTCCGGCGCTGCCGAAGTCGACGTCGTCGGGGTGGGCGAGCACGCACAGCGCCCGCTCGACGTGCTGGGCAGGACCGGAGGGCAGCGGCATCACGCGGCGGAGCCTAGGCGGGTCGCCGTCAGAGCCGGCCGCGGCCCTGGCGGAGCAGCATCATGCCCAGCGCTGCGCCGTCCGGGCCGAGCGCCGTCCGGAAGCGGTCCAGCACCCGCTGCTCGCGGGCCAGCGAGAGGCGCATGCCCCCCGAGGCGGTGCGCAGCGCGCCGATCTCCTGGGAGATCGACAGCCGGCGCTGCACCAGCTCGATGATCTGCGCGTCGCAGGCGTCGATCTCGCTGCGCAGCGCGTCGATCCGGTCGGCCGGGTCGGTGGTGGCGTCGGTGGAGAGGGTGGGGCTCATCGGTTCCTCCGGGGCGGGCTGAGGCCGTCGGACCCCGGAGACGAGAGACGCCCCGGGGCCGTGG
This window encodes:
- a CDS encoding PIG-L deacetylase family protein; this translates as MPLPSGPAQHVERALCVLAHPDDVDFGSAGTVAQWTAAGTEVTYCIVTDGDAGGFDETPRDQMGPLRREEQRKAAAAVGVTDVRFLGYPDGRLELTLDLRRDISRVIRQVRPQRVLTSSPERFWERIGASHPDHMTVGESTLRAVYPDARNPFAFPELLADEGLDAWTVSEVWLGASPRADHAVDVTDVVDRKFAALLSHVTQVSHQPEGQLQEFVTGWMRQTARAHGLPEGRLAEAFHVVHTA
- a CDS encoding chorismate mutase; amino-acid sequence: MSPTLSTDATTDPADRIDALRSEIDACDAQIIELVQRRLSISQEIGALRTASGGMRLSLAREQRVLDRFRTALGPDGAALGMMLLRQGRGRL